CCTTACCCACTACGGCCACACACCTAAAGCCCATGTAGGGGTGAGGCTCACTGTACGTGCTGGTCTTCAGGAGGGCTTCTGAAGCGGCATCGCCATTCAGTTTATACAGATCATAGTTGTTCAACCCCATGGCTACCCCTTTTTTTGAGGTCATTTCAGAGACGTTATCCATTAGGTGGTAGAGCTTTTCTTTGGGGTTTTCAGTAGTTAGCAAGGTATAGGCGCCATCTCTTTTTGCCATCATTTTCTGGGTGTCTTTGAGGTCTTTTTGGGCCTGGCTTGCCTCTGAGATGAGGAGTTCCTGGGCTATTTCCTGCCATTCCTGCGGAGTTGGAAGCCGGTAGGTGATTTTCCGGTTGTAGCGTTTGCTCACCACTTCAGACCGCCATTGGCAGTATTCCAAGGCCTGTTCATAAGTAATGAGCACCACGGGCTTGAACCTGTTCTCTGGCAAGGAATAGACCTGGTTGGGGGTATAGGGCAATAGCAGAGTGACCTCATCTGGGGTTAGGTCTTTACCTTTCAGCCGCACGTATTCGTCCCAGTGCACGTTCAGTATCTCTGTCTTGTCAACGTAATAGTCTTTCACCTTAATGGTGCCGGCCGGAGGGGCAGATGCCGCCACGAAAACAAATAATACCTGTAGTAACCCGATTATCATATTCTAATGTACCAGCGGTGGAGTAATTGGTTTTGCCCTACAACAACTTTAACACATCGTCCTCAATCCTTTTGGGGCGCATAGTTTTAGCATCCAGCAAGCACCAGGTGGTTTTGGCGGAGGCCAACAGTTCCTCACTGCCGGCCCTCTGCAGCGTCACGAAGCGCTCAAACTTGGCTCCATGATGTTCTCCCACCCAGGTAGAGCCCTTTATGATATCGTTTCGGAAGGCGGTTTTATGGAAATCAATCTCATGCCGAAGCACCACCCACAGGTATTTCTCCTGTAATTCCGGAGGGGCAGCCGCCGCCCAATGCGCCGCTGATACCTCCTGCACCCACCGCAGGTACACTACATTGTTCACGTGGCCCAGGGCATCAATATCTGCCTCATGTACTTTTATCTCAATACTGAACTTATCTGAGGGGAGGGAAGGCATTGTGGCTGGTATTAAGGAATTTGAACACCTGTTTTAAGCCCCTTTTACGGAAAAAAGCCCCAAAACAGAGAGGTACCTACAAAGTAAATCAGGGAACTTCCTTCCGCTTTTCATTTCCTCCTCCTCCTTGGCTTATTTTTCTGTCCAAAAGACTATCCGTTAATTCTTGATGCTGGAAATGCCTCCGTCCACGTGCAGAATCTGGCCCGTCATCCAGGAGGATTTCTCTGAGAGCAAGAAGATAGCCGCTTCGGCAATGTCAGAAGGGGTGCCAATTCTTTTCAGGGGGTGTTTCTGGGCATTGGCTGCTTGTTTTTCCTGGGTATTGAGGAATTTGGCTGCCAGCGGAGTATCTGTGATGGAAGGGGCAACGGCATTGACCCTTATTAAAGGGGCAAGTTCAGCAGCCAGGGAACGGGTGAGGCCTTCCAGTGCCCCTTTAGAGGCCGACACCTGCGCATGAAAGGTAAACCCGGTCTGAACGGCTACAGTGGAAAAGAAAACCACCGAGGCCTTTTGGGAGGCTTTCAGTTGTGGCAACGTGGCTTGCAAAACCTTTACGGCACCTACCACCTGCAACTCAAAATCTCTGGTGAAATCAAGGGGCTTAATGCGGGCAAAGGGAAGTAAATTGATACTTCCGGGGCAATAAGCCAAACCATCTATCATATTGGGCAGAAAAGACAGATCTACCGTCTCTGCCAGCACATCTAACGGGAAATAATGGACTCTTGGTATTTCCTCCTCCGGAGGATGCTGAAAGTAGGTGGCATACACCTGATGCCCCTGCCGGGCCAGTAAATGCACCAATTCTTTCCCTATACCCGATGACCCGCCTATAACCAAGATATTTTTCATGTGCCTGAATGTATATATGTAAAGACAGATAACACGCCAAAGAAGCACTTGTTTTAATAAAGGGAGCGAAGCAGGTAGGTGCCTTGAATTGTAAAAAGGCGTTCAAGCAGAAAGCGGCCTCAGAGAAAATCCTCAGAGGCCGCTTTCTGCCTGCCAATTAGCTAGTGAAGGTTAGGCGTGAATAGCCTGCAGGGCTTCCAGGTTGGCCGCCAGATAGGTGTCAGCTAGTTCTTCGGTAATAGCGGCAGAAACGAAAAGGGTCTCAAACTGGGAAGGCGCCAAATAGATGCCGCGTTGCAGCATCTCATGGAAATACTTGCCGAATAACTGCAGGTCTGAGGTTTTGGCCGACGCGAAATCAGTGATTTCCTGCTCTGTGAAAAACAGGCTGTACATAGACCCCACCTGGTTTATGGTATAGTTGAGGCCCAATTGAAGCAGGTTGTTTTTCATGCCATCCACCATCCTGTCTGACACCTGCTGAAGGCGGGTGTACACCTGAGGGTTGTCATTGAGGTAAGACAAGGCTGCTATTCCCGCCGACATGGCGATAGGGTTGCCCGAAAGGGTGCCTGCCTGGTATACAGGCCCGGCAGGAGCCACGGCATCCATAATGTCTTTTCGTCCGCCGTAGGCGCCTACGGGCATGCCGCCGCCAATGATCTTACCCAGGGTAGTCATGTCTGGGGTGACCCCGTACAGTTCCTGGGCACCACCTTT
This Rufibacter radiotolerans DNA region includes the following protein-coding sequences:
- a CDS encoding SDR family NAD(P)-dependent oxidoreductase; translation: MKNILVIGGSSGIGKELVHLLARQGHQVYATYFQHPPEEEIPRVHYFPLDVLAETVDLSFLPNMIDGLAYCPGSINLLPFARIKPLDFTRDFELQVVGAVKVLQATLPQLKASQKASVVFFSTVAVQTGFTFHAQVSASKGALEGLTRSLAAELAPLIRVNAVAPSITDTPLAAKFLNTQEKQAANAQKHPLKRIGTPSDIAEAAIFLLSEKSSWMTGQILHVDGGISSIKN
- a CDS encoding formylglycine-generating enzyme family protein, which produces MIIGLLQVLFVFVAASAPPAGTIKVKDYYVDKTEILNVHWDEYVRLKGKDLTPDEVTLLLPYTPNQVYSLPENRFKPVVLITYEQALEYCQWRSEVVSKRYNRKITYRLPTPQEWQEIAQELLISEASQAQKDLKDTQKMMAKRDGAYTLLTTENPKEKLYHLMDNVSEMTSKKGVAMGLNNYDLYKLNGDAASEALLKTSTYSEPHPYMGFRCVAVVGKGF
- a CDS encoding acyl-CoA thioesterase is translated as MPSLPSDKFSIEIKVHEADIDALGHVNNVVYLRWVQEVSAAHWAAAAPPELQEKYLWVVLRHEIDFHKTAFRNDIIKGSTWVGEHHGAKFERFVTLQRAGSEELLASAKTTWCLLDAKTMRPKRIEDDVLKLL